A genomic window from Candidatus Lokiarchaeota archaeon includes:
- a CDS encoding CDP-2,3-bis-(O-geranylgeranyl)-sn-glycerol synthase: MLTLIGLSIWLGLPAWIANAIPVILGGGLPIDLGKNFIDGKRILGNGKTIRGFITGVLFGTLVGTAQSIVAPFLVAEVTQYVSVTPEMLSIFHLTIPISFLQSTGALTGDMIGSFVKRRADVRSGNPAPVLDQLGFIIMALLFSSPLIWPGREYVSILIMMTLGIHWITNITGYILGLKDKPW; this comes from the coding sequence ATATTGACCCTGATAGGCCTCTCCATTTGGCTTGGTCTGCCAGCTTGGATAGCAAATGCTATACCGGTTATTCTTGGCGGCGGGCTACCCATAGACCTAGGGAAAAATTTCATCGATGGAAAGAGAATCCTAGGAAACGGAAAGACAATACGGGGATTTATCACAGGCGTGTTATTCGGGACACTTGTGGGAACAGCTCAATCCATTGTTGCACCTTTTTTGGTAGCTGAAGTCACCCAGTATGTTTCTGTAACTCCAGAAATGCTTTCAATTTTCCATTTGACAATACCAATTTCATTTCTACAATCAACAGGAGCGCTTACGGGAGATATGATTGGTTCATTTGTAAAGAGACGGGCCGATGTTCGTAGTGGTAATCCTGCACCTGTACTCGATCAGCTCGGATTCATAATCATGGCATTGTTGTTTTCTTCGCCACTCATATGGCCAGGACGGGAGTATGTTTCAATTCTCATAATGATGACATTGGGCATTCACTGGATAACCAATATCACCGGCTATATCCTCGGGTTGAAGGATAAGCCCTGGTAG